In the genome of Entelurus aequoreus isolate RoL-2023_Sb linkage group LG08, RoL_Eaeq_v1.1, whole genome shotgun sequence, one region contains:
- the LOC133655060 gene encoding uncharacterized protein LOC133655060: protein MTSLINTGFQVVCQSPVTMDKQEVRQRSSSTASPSSLSSSSHQRRWSNDFGRRSSSPVIIIRKNVKEPQPPQRGVSLVRSQTPSCRSAQRYSYPNTGIRSSPSCSSPVRTAVITGHDPRGWKLRPKSCISSMLSLQMPLPVPIPDSSSLPSITSSPIQPDPRLKSKPPLQSKPFRRHHSDSSALLRSMSLVTLEELRDVRLRPTNHLDEPDDVFGEAYAEGKVSPRSHKIPPAVPQKTALARQRAQLISQSWQRQRCATPKSELYSMIKPKPKLQQQANNPCALHPKTNSQHFKG from the exons ATGACAAGTCTAATCAACACAGGATTTCAg GTTGTGTGTCAAAGTCCGGTCACGATGGACAAGCAGGAAGTCAGACAGCGGTCTAGCTCAACAGCCTCCCCCTCCAGCCTGTCCTCCAGCTCTCATCAGCGCCGTTGGTCCAATGATTTTGGCCGCAGGAGCAGCTCCCCTGTCATTATTATCAGGAAGAATGTGAAGGAACCGCAGCCTCCGCAGCGGGGGGTATCGCTTGTTAGAAGCCAGACTCCATCTTGCCGTTCAGCGCAACGCTACTCCTATCCAAATACTGGGATCCGCTCGTCGCCTTCCTGTTCTTCTCCTGTCCGGACGGCGGTCATAACGGGCCACGATCCTCGAGGTTGGAAGTTGCGTCCCAAATCCTGCATCTCCTCCATGTTGTCTCTGCAGATGCCACTCCCTGTCCCTATTCCAGATTCCAGTTCTCTACCATCCATCACATCTTCACCAATTCAACCTGACCCCAGATTAAAATCTAAACCTCCTCTCCAAAGCAAACCATTCCGTCGCCATCACTCAGACTCTTCAGCTTTGCTCAGATCCATGTCTTTGGTGACACTTGAGGAGCTCCGTGATGTGCGGCTGCGTCCCACCAACCACTTGGATGAACCGGATGACGTCTTCGGTGAAGCATATGCGGAGGGAAAAGTGTCTCCTCGGTCACACAAAATTCCACCAGCTGTTCCACAAAAAACTGCTCTGGCAAGACAAAGGGCACAACTCATTTCTCAATCGTGGCAACGCCAAAGGTGTGCCACACCCAAAAGTGAGCTGTACAGTATGATTAAGCCAAAACCTAAACTTCAACAACAGGCCAACAACCCCTGCGCCCTGCATCCGAAAACAAATAGTCAGCACTTCAAAGGTTGA